The Fragaria vesca subsp. vesca linkage group LG2, FraVesHawaii_1.0, whole genome shotgun sequence genome includes a window with the following:
- the LOC101304722 gene encoding probable LRR receptor-like serine/threonine-protein kinase At4g29180-like codes for MFFLDNDYVPKICNFAVSITIPRMQSHVDADVIYTPGYVDPSYWANHSISEKTDVYTFGIVLLVFLTGREAVVRNEAGEYEYLKPYVKSHDSDGQVHIIVDPKISMEVGEAEPAHQQLLDFLTLALLCTQDKSEARPEMIDVAKELVRIENCISSG; via the coding sequence ATGTTTTTTTTAGACAATGACTATGTTCCCAAAATCTGCAACTTTGCAGTTTCCATAACCATCCCACGGATGCAGTCACATGTTGATGCTGATGTGATATATACACCTGGGTATGTTGACCCTAGCTACTGGGCCAATCACAGCATTTCAGAGAAGACTGATGTTTATACTTTTGGTATTGTATTACTTGTATTCCTAACAGGACGAGAAGCAGTGGTAAGAAATGAGGCAGGAGAATATGAGTACCTTAAACCATATGTGAAATCACATGATTCTGATGGCCAAGTTCATATCATTGTGGATCCCAAAATATCTATGGAGGTAGGGGAAGCTGAGCCAGCACACCAGCAATTGCTTGATTTCCTAACACTGGCATTGTTATGCACTCAAGATAAAAGTGAAGCAAGGCCAGAAATGATCGATGTGGCCAAAGAACTTGTACGAATTGAGAATTGTATCTCAAGCGGCTAA
- the LOC101304432 gene encoding inactive serine/threonine-protein kinase At1g67470-like translates to MLSKLLYFLLPCLRKEEKYALDNGRKLLEDLIASCDGKSNPIHHYSADELIRATNNFHPSCLIQEFRPHAFRGVLDNRSVIIKTMEAADEARDEAIRNIVISVQMSTHKNVLKLLGCCLEFPLPVLVHEYATLGVLNKKGGLRDDVAVPWKTRIRIAKQVANAITYLHTAFPRPIIHRDLRPDCILLDEEFVPKLCDFSYSITIPPKQSHVKDIVKGTVGYLDPVYVKSANISEKTDVYSFGVILLVFLTGQKPFKENQRGYFEYEDFIPYLKLQLACEGQIKTIVDPKILEELGEGDEEAQQQLHDFLSLALSCTNLESEARPDMINVAKELVQIENSIMPS, encoded by the exons ATGCTATCCAAACTCTT GTACTTTTTGCTTCCATGTTTGAGAAAGGAAGAAAAATATGCTTTGGATAATGGAAGAAAATTATTAGAGGATCTTATTGCCTCTTGTGATGGAAAATCTAATCCCATTCACCATTACTCTGCTGATGAACTCATCAGGGCAACCAATAATTTCCATCCATCTTGCCTTATACAAGAGTTTCGTCCACACGCATTTAGGGGTGTTCTGGACAACCGATCGGTTATCATTAAGACCATGGAGGCAGCAGATGAAGCTAGGGATGAAGCTATTCGTAACATCGTTATTTCAGTACAGATGAGCACTCATAAGAATGTTTTGAAGTTGTTAGGTTGCTGCTTAGAGTTCCCATTACCAGTTCTGGTGCATGAATATGCAACACTAGGAGTTCTTAACAAGAAAGGAGGATTGAGGGATGATGTAGCTGTGCCATGGAAAACTAGAATACGAATCGCAAAGCAGGTTGCTAATGCTATTACATATCTCCATACAGCCTTCCCTAGACCCATCATTCATAGGGATCTAAGGCCTGATTGTATTCTCTTGGACGAGGAGTTTGTTCCCAAATTATGTGACTTCTCATACTCCATAACGATTCCTCCTAAGCAATCACATGTCAAAGATATAGTGAAAGGCACAGTAGGGTATCTTGACCCTGTGTATGTCAAGTCTGCTAACATCTCAGAAAAAACTGATGTTTATAGCTTTGGTGTCATTTTACTTGTTTTCTTGACGGGACAAAAACCCTTCAAAGAAAATCAGAGAGGATACTTTGAATATGAAGACTTCATTCCATACTTGAAATTACAATTAGCATGTGAGGGCCAAATCAAGACAATTGTGGATCCCAAAATCCTTGAGGAGCTAGGAGAAGGTGATGAGGAAGCACAACAGCAGTTGCATGATTTCTTATCACTGGCATTGTCATGTACCAACCTGGAAAGTGAAGCAAGGCCGGATATGATCAATGTGGCAAAAGAACTGGTACAAATTGAGAATTCTATTATGCCATCCTAG